TTGGCTTTGTCACTGTCTACGACCAGCTTATGGAAGGGTACCCCAGCAATGAGGACAGGGATGCTATATTCAAGTCATATATAACAGCGTTAAATGAAGACCCTGAGCAATACAGGTACATATTAGAACTTATATAGTTTAACTTCAACCAGTGTCTTGTGAGCATCTTGGTATTTCATATTAGAGTAATTTTGTTCATATACACACTCTGTTGTCCAAGTTAATGTCATAATTTCACTTCTGTCAGTGTTTCTGCATGAGTATATTAACCTCAACCCTTTAAATGTACTCAGCAACTCTGAATTTTCTTAGAGATGTTTAATCAATTTATGCACATTATCTCTGGTGAAAATTTCCAGTTCAACTAGTTCTTGCATCATGCTTTTATTTTTGGGTCCTTATTAGTTGCTCTGCTTTCTGTGCATCCAAATCTCAGGTGTTATTGGATTACTAGTTCTGTACTCCATTTGTTTTGTTGGCATCAATTGAAGTCTGTTCCTCTTTGCATAATGTTTCTATTTCAAACAAATATATTAAGTGTGTTGTTTTCTATGTCCAGAGCTGACGCACAAAAGATGGAAGAGTGGGCACGTGCCCAGAATGGTAGCCTGTTAGTGGAATTTTCTTCCAGAGATGGGGAAATAGAGGCCGTTCTGAAAGATATATCAGAAAGGGCCCAGGGTAACGGAAACTTCAGCTACAGCCGGTTCTTTGCAGTTGGCTTGTTCCGTTTGCTTGAACTTGCAAATGCAACGGAGCCAACAGTACTAGACAAGGTTGTTCTTGCCATTATTTATTTGTTCgcatattttctgttttttgttgtttttcttctaaatAAATTGTGCTTCCTATTCAATTTTGTATGTTTCCTAATTTTTACCTCAAAAAACTTGTTTTTCattgtcttttttgttgacacaagaacaagaaaatttaTCATAATTCAGTTGAGTGAATGCATCTCATCCTTAGCAACCATGATTGCTTCAAAAACTACTCCTATTGTGTTTACATAGCTTGCACTGCTGCACTGGCCTTCCCAAATCTTGTTCTCCAGTGGCTGAGGTTGTAGATTATGCTAATCCTTTGGCATGTCATTATTCAAGTTTGTACTGGTTTCTATGATTTCTGGTGTTTCTTGAGCTGAAATAGGGGATTCAAGGTAAGTTTGATTTGTAGCATGTCTCTAGGTGCGCatccatatttttctgtggGTAGACCTTTTAAGTTAGGCTTTCTGCTGTGGACTTTGTTTTGACCTTTGCATGTCATTGGCATGGTAAACTCTTCTACCCTGTTTACTTATATTTCTTTCTAATATGTCTCTAGTAGGGTATCTCGCAAAAAATAAAGACAGTAGGGTAGACCTGCACTGTTTACTTATATTTCTTTCTAATATGTCTACGAAATAGAAATGATAGCCTGCCATTTCTGCTTGGCCCTAAGATATTATTTACACTTATCATTTTGGTTTACCCCTCTATTTATTTCTCGTTCCCTCTCTTTATCTTTGCTTTAATCTTTTGGATGGCGAGAGTAAAGAACAGCTGCTACTAGATCATTTAGCACCAGGGTATCTAACTAGTACTGCACTGCACAATAAAGATATTGTAACATGCAGAGTatagtacttttttttaggctGCAGAGTATAGGAGTACTTGAAAAGCATCAGCGAGGCATTCTATTTCTAGCATACACTGAAGTACATTTGCACAATGTACAACAAATATTCCAGCATAGCATTTTGAGCCGTTTAGGCAGTGCTTGGTGATGATCTCAAAATGGAGTATGCTCTTAACTGTTACTTTGCTAACATAACCATAGGTACTGACTTACTTTACTTGCTTAATAGCTTTGTGCCGCTCTAAACATCAATAAAAGAAGCGTGGATAGAGACCTCGACATTTACCGCAACTTACTCTCAAAATTAGTTCAAGCCAAGGAACTTCTCAAGGAATACATCGACAGGTAATCTCTTGTACTCCGTACCATTTTTACTGTGTTAGACTGTTGAAATGAATTGAAGTAAGCTAGCTGTGCTACATTGgcagggaaaagaagaagagggaagAAAGATTAGAGACTCCGAAGCCGAATGAACCTGTGGCAAAATTCGATGGAAACTCTTATCCCGTGATGCATTAACTCAGCTTTTCCTAGGGGAGAGCATGGCCGGATAACAGATATTAACAGTTTCATCTGGACTGCGTAGAGAAACTATCAGGGGCATCTTTGGCTGCTCATCCTGTGGTGTAGTAATCTGCCGTACAAAAAAGATCCAGATTATTCTTAGTGTTGAGCTCGATACTTTGTAATTCTCCTTTTCTCTGTCGAAAATGTATTGTT
This is a stretch of genomic DNA from Brachypodium distachyon strain Bd21 chromosome 1, Brachypodium_distachyon_v3.0, whole genome shotgun sequence. It encodes these proteins:
- the LOC100839581 gene encoding protein THYLAKOID FORMATION1, chloroplastic, which translates into the protein MAAISSIPFAALRRAADWRPPTATAAVGISGGVVLNARARRGSRSVVRCVAATADIPPTVADTKMNFLKSYKRPIPSIYSTVLQELLVQQHLMRYKSTYQYDPVFALGFVTVYDQLMEGYPSNEDRDAIFKSYITALNEDPEQYRADAQKMEEWARAQNGSLLVEFSSRDGEIEAVLKDISERAQGNGNFSYSRFFAVGLFRLLELANATEPTVLDKLCAALNINKRSVDRDLDIYRNLLSKLVQAKELLKEYIDREKKKREERLETPKPNEPVAKFDGNSYPVMH